A DNA window from Pseudomonas tohonis contains the following coding sequences:
- a CDS encoding cysteine hydrolase family protein, with protein sequence MPLNDPLHSPPALIIIDMQQGIARVATPRNNPQAEGRIAALLAHWRGQGWPLVHVRHMSREPGSVFAPGQDGALFQPELAPRPDEQVLEKNVTDAFTHSALERWLHVRGIRRVVITGVASENSVEATARSASNLGFATTVVADACYTFAKADWSGRPRSAEEVHDMAMANLAGEYAEVLESEALLAGLMS encoded by the coding sequence ATGCCGCTGAACGACCCACTCCACTCGCCTCCCGCCCTGATCATCATCGACATGCAGCAGGGCATCGCCCGCGTCGCCACGCCACGTAACAACCCCCAGGCCGAAGGGCGCATCGCCGCCCTGCTCGCCCACTGGCGCGGGCAGGGCTGGCCGCTGGTGCACGTGCGCCACATGTCCCGCGAGCCAGGCTCGGTGTTCGCCCCGGGGCAGGACGGCGCACTGTTCCAGCCGGAGCTGGCCCCCAGGCCGGACGAGCAGGTGCTGGAGAAGAACGTCACCGACGCCTTCACCCACAGTGCACTGGAACGCTGGCTGCACGTGCGCGGCATCCGTCGCGTGGTGATCACCGGGGTCGCCAGCGAGAACTCGGTGGAAGCCACTGCGCGCAGCGCCAGCAACCTGGGCTTCGCCACCACCGTGGTGGCCGACGCCTGCTACACCTTCGCCAAGGCCGACTGGTCGGGCCGCCCGCGCAGCGCCGAGGAGGTGCACGACATGGCCATGGCCAACCTCGCCGGCGAGTACGCCGAGGTGCTGGAGAGCGAGGCCCTGCTGGCCGGGCTGATGTCGTGA
- a CDS encoding NYN domain-containing protein produces MKKIAVFADVQNLYYTVRQAYGCHFNYTALWKDIAARGEIVEAYAYAIDRGDARQQQFQQILRNLGFTVKLKPFIQRADGSAKGDWDVGITIDILDAAARVDEIVLASGDGDFDLLLDRVRDRGVEAVAYGVPGLTAQSLVRAASRYVPIEGGLLLK; encoded by the coding sequence GTGAAGAAGATCGCAGTGTTCGCCGATGTCCAGAACCTCTACTACACGGTGCGCCAGGCCTATGGCTGTCACTTCAACTACACCGCGCTGTGGAAGGACATCGCCGCCCGTGGCGAGATCGTCGAGGCCTATGCCTACGCCATCGACCGGGGCGATGCCCGCCAGCAGCAGTTCCAGCAGATCCTGCGCAACCTCGGCTTCACCGTGAAGCTCAAGCCCTTCATCCAGCGCGCCGATGGCTCGGCCAAGGGCGACTGGGACGTGGGCATCACCATCGACATCCTCGACGCCGCCGCGCGGGTGGACGAGATCGTCCTGGCCTCCGGCGATGGCGACTTCGACCTGCTGCTCGACCGCGTCCGCGACCGTGGCGTCGAGGCCGTCGCCTATGGCGTGCCGGGCCTCACCGCTCAATCGCTGGTGCGCGCCGCCAGCCGCTACGTACCCATCGAGGGCGGCCTGCTGCTCAAGTGA
- a CDS encoding PolC-type DNA polymerase III gives MDPIAVIDFETTGVTPGDNCRATEIGVVILDQGRIVDRYQSLMNAGVWVPPFIESLTGISNAMVRAAPPTAQVMGEVADFVGDIPLLAHNASFDQKFWDAELARLGRRRRQAFACSLLLSRRLLPEAPNHKLGTLNRWARLPDTGQAHRAMADAEMAANLTLHIADRLRERHGVRQVSHELFCRLQKVPAAKILEALKRL, from the coding sequence GTGGACCCCATCGCCGTCATCGACTTCGAAACCACCGGCGTCACGCCGGGGGACAACTGCCGCGCCACCGAGATAGGCGTCGTCATCCTCGACCAGGGCCGCATCGTCGACCGCTACCAGAGCCTGATGAACGCCGGCGTCTGGGTGCCGCCCTTCATCGAGAGCCTCACCGGCATCAGCAACGCCATGGTCCGTGCCGCCCCGCCGACGGCGCAGGTGATGGGGGAGGTGGCGGACTTCGTCGGCGACATTCCCCTGCTGGCGCACAACGCCTCCTTCGACCAGAAGTTCTGGGACGCCGAACTGGCACGCCTGGGACGCCGTCGCCGGCAGGCCTTCGCCTGCTCGCTGCTGCTGTCGCGCCGGTTGCTGCCGGAGGCGCCCAACCACAAGCTCGGCACCCTCAACCGCTGGGCGCGCCTGCCCGACACCGGCCAGGCCCACCGCGCCATGGCCGATGCCGAGATGGCGGCCAACCTCACCCTGCACATCGCCGACCGCCTGCGCGAACGCCACGGTGTGCGCCAGGTGAGCCACGAGCTGTTCTGCCGCCTGCAGAAAGTCCCTGCCGCGAAGATCCTGGAGGCGCTGAAGCGTTTGTAG
- a CDS encoding Lrp/AsnC family transcriptional regulator has translation MDKYDRLLLSALMENGRASFAELARRVNLSPPAVADRVAKLEASGVITGYHAAVDPAKIGLPIECVIELRLADHDSKRALEALEKIPQISLCHRITGDACVLMKAAVATMPELQDLIDRLSQYGASKTSLILSTPFERRIPAELQVHGGKVEALRKV, from the coding sequence ATGGACAAATACGACCGCCTGCTGCTCTCGGCGCTGATGGAGAACGGCCGCGCTTCGTTCGCCGAACTGGCGCGCCGGGTCAACCTCTCGCCCCCGGCCGTGGCCGACCGCGTGGCCAAGCTGGAGGCCAGCGGCGTGATCACCGGTTACCACGCCGCCGTCGACCCGGCGAAGATCGGCCTGCCGATCGAATGCGTGATCGAGCTGCGCCTCGCCGATCATGATTCCAAGCGCGCCCTGGAGGCCCTGGAGAAGATCCCGCAGATTTCCCTCTGCCACCGCATCACCGGCGACGCCTGCGTGCTGATGAAGGCCGCCGTGGCGACCATGCCGGAGCTGCAGGACCTGATCGACCGCCTCAGCCAGTACGGCGCGAGCAAGACCTCGCTGATCCTCTCCACCCCCTTCGAGCGACGCATCCCGGCTGAACTGCAGGTGCACGGCGGGAAGGTCGAGGCGTTGCGCAAGGTGTGA
- the yedA gene encoding drug/metabolite exporter YedA: MPAQRFPLLLIGAFFALYIIWGSTYLAIRIGVESWPPLLMAGVRFVIAGSLMFAWLRWRGAPMPTLREWKAGAMVGVLLLSCGNGGVTLAEHLGVASGVAALAVATVPLFALLFGLIWGQRTTRLEWAGIVLGLIGIGLLNLGSNLQASPLGAVLIIFAAASWSFGSMWSKHLPLPAGPMASAVEMLAGGVALLLGSALSGERMESLPTPAGWAALAYLVVFGSIIAFSSYLYLLKNVRPAAATSYAYVNPVVAVLLGVLFAGEHIGGEEGLAMLVIISAVVLIGLPQWRKPKEPALQQTS, from the coding sequence ATGCCTGCGCAACGTTTTCCCCTCCTGCTGATCGGCGCCTTCTTCGCCCTCTACATCATCTGGGGGTCCACCTACCTCGCGATCCGCATCGGCGTCGAATCCTGGCCGCCGCTGCTCATGGCCGGCGTGCGCTTCGTCATCGCCGGCAGCCTGATGTTCGCCTGGCTGCGCTGGCGCGGCGCGCCCATGCCGACCCTGCGCGAGTGGAAGGCCGGTGCGATGGTCGGCGTGCTGCTGCTCAGCTGCGGCAACGGCGGCGTGACCCTGGCCGAGCACCTGGGCGTGGCCTCCGGCGTCGCCGCCCTGGCGGTGGCCACGGTGCCGCTGTTCGCCCTGCTGTTCGGCCTCATCTGGGGCCAGCGCACCACGCGCCTGGAATGGGCCGGCATCGTGCTCGGGCTGATCGGCATCGGCCTGCTCAACCTCGGCTCCAACCTCCAGGCCAGCCCGCTGGGTGCCGTCCTGATCATCTTCGCTGCCGCCAGCTGGTCCTTCGGCTCCATGTGGAGCAAGCACCTGCCGCTGCCCGCCGGCCCCATGGCCAGCGCCGTGGAGATGCTCGCCGGTGGCGTCGCGCTGCTGCTGGGCAGCGCCCTGAGCGGCGAGCGCATGGAGAGCCTGCCCACCCCCGCCGGCTGGGCGGCCCTGGCCTACCTGGTGGTGTTCGGCTCGATCATCGCCTTCAGCTCCTACCTCTACCTGTTGAAGAACGTGCGCCCGGCGGCGGCCACCAGCTACGCCTACGTCAACCCGGTGGTGGCGGTACTGCTCGGCGTGCTCTTCGCCGGCGAGCACATCGGTGGCGAGGAAGGCCTGGCGATGCTGGTGATCATCAGCGCCGTGGTGCTGATCGGCCTGCCGCAGTGGCGCAAGCCCAAGGAGCCCGCGCTGCAGCAGACGAGCTGA
- a CDS encoding DEAD/DEAH box helicase has protein sequence MTFASLGLIDPLLRALDTLGYKTPSPVQAEAIPAVLKGRDLMAAAQTGTGKTAGFALPLLQRLTMEGPQVAANSVRALVLVPTRELAEQVHESFRVYGQNLPLRTYAVYGGVSINPQMMKLRKGIDVLVATPGRLLDLYRQNAVKFNQLQALVLDEADRMLDLGFSRELDDVFSALPRRRQTLLFSATFSDAIRQMARELLRDPLSIEVSPRNAAARSVRQWLITVDKKRKSELFLHLLQERRWGQVLVFVKTRKGVDELVDDLQRTGVSADAIHGDKPQPSRLRALERFKAGEVQILVATDVAARGLDIDDLPLVVNFDLPIVAEDYVHRIGRTGRAGATGEAISLVCADEVQLLSAIEVLIKQTLQRRDEPGFVPDHRVPQTDATGAILKKPKKPKKPKEPQAGAKGGKPSRLGNWIDSEAPKTKAVRKGPGFGKAKKG, from the coding sequence ATGACCTTCGCTTCCCTTGGCCTGATCGACCCCCTGCTGCGCGCGCTCGACACGCTCGGCTACAAGACCCCATCGCCGGTGCAGGCCGAGGCGATCCCCGCCGTGCTCAAGGGCCGCGACCTGATGGCCGCGGCGCAGACCGGCACCGGCAAGACCGCCGGCTTCGCCCTGCCGCTGTTGCAGCGCCTGACCATGGAAGGCCCGCAGGTGGCCGCCAACTCGGTGCGCGCCCTGGTGCTGGTGCCCACCCGCGAGCTGGCCGAGCAGGTCCACGAGAGCTTCCGCGTCTACGGGCAGAACCTGCCGCTGCGCACCTACGCGGTGTACGGCGGGGTCAGCATCAACCCGCAGATGATGAAGCTGCGCAAGGGCATCGACGTGCTGGTGGCCACCCCCGGGCGCCTGCTCGACCTGTACCGGCAGAACGCGGTCAAGTTCAACCAGCTCCAGGCGCTGGTGCTGGACGAGGCCGACCGCATGCTCGACCTCGGCTTCTCCCGCGAGCTGGACGACGTCTTCTCCGCCCTGCCGCGCCGCCGCCAGACCCTGCTGTTCTCCGCCACCTTCTCCGACGCCATCCGCCAGATGGCCCGCGAACTGCTGCGCGACCCGCTGTCCATCGAGGTCAGCCCGCGCAACGCCGCCGCGCGCAGCGTCAGGCAGTGGCTGATCACCGTCGACAAGAAGCGCAAGTCCGAGCTGTTCCTGCACCTGCTGCAGGAGCGGCGCTGGGGCCAGGTGCTGGTGTTCGTCAAGACGCGCAAGGGGGTCGACGAACTGGTGGATGACCTGCAGCGCACTGGCGTTTCCGCCGATGCCATCCACGGCGACAAGCCGCAGCCCTCGCGCCTGCGCGCGCTGGAGCGCTTCAAGGCCGGCGAGGTGCAGATCCTCGTCGCCACCGATGTCGCGGCCCGTGGCCTGGACATCGACGACCTGCCGCTGGTGGTCAACTTCGACCTGCCCATCGTGGCCGAGGACTACGTGCACCGCATCGGCCGCACCGGGCGTGCCGGCGCCACCGGCGAGGCCATCTCCCTGGTCTGCGCCGACGAGGTGCAGCTGCTCTCGGCCATCGAAGTGCTGATCAAGCAGACCCTGCAGCGCCGCGACGAGCCCGGCTTCGTCCCTGACCACCGGGTGCCGCAGACCGACGCCACCGGCGCCATCCTGAAAAAACCCAAGAAGCCGAAGAAACCCAAGGAGCCCCAGGCCGGCGCCAAGGGTGGCAAGCCGTCGCGCCTGGGCAACTGGATCGACAGCGAGGCGCCGAAGACCAAGGCCGTGCGCAAGGGCCCGGGTTTCGGCAAGGCGAAGAAGGGCTGA
- a CDS encoding response regulator transcription factor, with product MRPKELKHWTTGVAHLLSLPAGRARLLGLAQWLQQICHVDHFVLFVYEGNHRPLALFDTFPADKRHVYVEDYQVGPYLLDPFYLACTRNQAPGLWRLRQFAPDHFYLGEYYVTYYQQTGLTEEIAFFVDLADGAKAVLSLMRSACSPAYSRDEMQLLDCAQGVVEQVVGEAWEQRRAHQPRPAQDLDYKIRETFEQFGAHLLTAREQEVVQMLLRGHSSASVAEHLAISPGTVKIHRKNIYAKLGIGSQSELLGLLVRDLAGQREASIDPVLRTAI from the coding sequence ATGCGTCCCAAGGAACTCAAGCACTGGACCACCGGTGTCGCCCACCTGCTGTCGCTGCCCGCCGGCCGCGCGCGCCTGCTCGGCCTCGCCCAATGGTTGCAGCAGATCTGTCACGTCGATCACTTCGTGCTCTTCGTCTACGAGGGCAACCACCGACCGCTGGCGCTGTTCGACACCTTCCCGGCGGACAAGCGCCACGTCTATGTCGAGGACTACCAGGTCGGCCCCTACCTGCTCGACCCCTTCTACCTCGCCTGCACCCGCAACCAGGCACCCGGGCTGTGGCGCCTGCGCCAGTTCGCGCCGGACCACTTCTACCTGGGCGAGTACTACGTCACCTACTACCAGCAGACCGGCCTCACCGAGGAGATCGCCTTCTTCGTCGACCTCGCCGACGGCGCCAAGGCCGTGCTCTCGCTGATGCGCAGCGCCTGCAGCCCGGCCTACAGCCGCGACGAGATGCAGCTGCTCGACTGCGCCCAGGGGGTGGTCGAACAGGTGGTGGGGGAGGCCTGGGAACAGCGCCGCGCCCACCAGCCGCGTCCGGCCCAGGACCTGGACTACAAGATCCGCGAGACCTTCGAGCAATTCGGCGCCCACCTGCTCACCGCCCGGGAGCAGGAAGTGGTGCAGATGCTCCTGCGCGGGCATTCCAGCGCCTCGGTGGCCGAACACCTGGCCATCAGCCCCGGCACGGTGAAGATCCACCGCAAGAACATCTACGCCAAGCTCGGCATCGGCAGCCAGTCGGAGTTGCTCGGCCTGCTGGTGCGTGACCTCGCCGGGCAGCGCGAGGCCTCCATCGATCCGGTATTGCGTACCGCGATCTGA
- a CDS encoding ABC transporter ATP-binding protein, whose product MSDADAVFDIEFRNVEKSYGSVRAVSGLNFKVRRGAFHSFLGSSGCGKTTTLRMIAGFEQPSAGEVWLGGRPVAGIPAHQRPVNMVFQSYALFPHLTVAENIAYGLRYLTPRPDREEQRRRADEALEMVRLTGFGQRKPHELSGGQQQRVALARALVNKPTVLLLDEPLAALDRKLRKEMQSELLRLQREVGITFVLVTHDQEEALSMSDSISVMQDGGIIQTATPEQLYETPASRYVADFIGESNLFTGTVRRVDGDRVLLDMPQGLQLASPATPTGPRLAASEPGCIAVRPEQIAIGNAADALAREISLAGEVVDRIYLGNLTEYRVRTEPFGIVCVRVPGHTGRDKAAFEHGAPVRIGWDQAAGLAMAL is encoded by the coding sequence GTGAGCGATGCAGACGCTGTCTTCGATATCGAATTCCGCAACGTGGAAAAGAGCTACGGCTCGGTGCGCGCGGTCAGCGGGCTGAACTTCAAGGTCCGGCGGGGCGCCTTCCACTCCTTCCTCGGCAGCTCCGGCTGCGGCAAGACCACCACCCTGCGCATGATCGCCGGCTTCGAGCAGCCCAGCGCCGGCGAAGTCTGGCTCGGCGGCCGGCCCGTGGCGGGCATTCCGGCGCACCAGCGGCCGGTGAACATGGTGTTCCAGAGCTACGCCCTGTTCCCCCACCTCACGGTGGCGGAAAACATCGCCTACGGCCTGCGCTACCTGACCCCCCGGCCCGACCGCGAGGAGCAGCGCCGCCGCGCCGACGAGGCCCTGGAGATGGTGCGCCTCACCGGCTTCGGCCAGCGCAAGCCCCACGAGCTTTCCGGGGGCCAGCAGCAGCGCGTGGCCCTGGCCCGCGCCCTGGTCAACAAGCCCACCGTGCTGTTGCTCGACGAGCCCCTGGCGGCGCTGGACCGCAAGCTGCGCAAGGAGATGCAGTCCGAACTGCTGCGCCTGCAGCGCGAGGTCGGCATCACCTTCGTGCTGGTCACCCACGACCAGGAAGAGGCGCTGTCGATGAGCGACAGCATCAGCGTCATGCAGGACGGCGGCATCATCCAGACCGCCACCCCCGAGCAGCTCTACGAAACCCCCGCCAGCCGCTACGTGGCGGACTTCATCGGCGAATCCAACCTGTTCACCGGCACCGTGCGCCGGGTGGACGGCGACCGCGTGCTGCTGGACATGCCCCAGGGCCTGCAACTGGCCAGCCCGGCCACCCCCACCGGCCCGCGCCTGGCAGCCAGCGAGCCGGGCTGCATCGCCGTGCGCCCGGAGCAGATCGCCATCGGCAATGCCGCCGACGCCCTGGCCCGGGAGATCAGCCTGGCCGGGGAGGTGGTGGACCGCATCTACCTGGGCAACCTCACCGAATACCGCGTGCGCACCGAGCCCTTCGGCATCGTCTGCGTGCGCGTGCCGGGCCACACCGGGCGCGACAAGGCGGCCTTCGAGCATGGCGCGCCGGTGCGCATCGGCTGGGACCAGGCCGCCGGCCTGGCCATGGCGCTCTAG